In Sceloporus undulatus isolate JIND9_A2432 ecotype Alabama chromosome 7, SceUnd_v1.1, whole genome shotgun sequence, one DNA window encodes the following:
- the C7H12orf43 gene encoding protein CUSTOS codes for MAAAAATKKKKPRLSESSSEEDAEALQRMREAAWNPTIGVPAKSSPPSEEPSLRGVAKLHEDDGNAFQTTAGFRAHVAKKLAVILDRSIDVWERPPQTVQNGGEESDAEEDGFRLFSSSIPGDAGELKPSPSSAQKKWQQQSHSSSSSDEEWQRCHEAAVSAADVLKNSGVSGAIGKIVQSDDLGPSALFSKQKKKKRTKKPRENSVEERAVETSRKDLGAVPGSVEDGTTPDAPRQTKGKEKQKKVGAKIGTKTVF; via the exons atggcggcggcggcggcgacgaAGAAGAAAAAGCCGCGCCTTAGCGAAAGCAGCAGCGAAGAAGACGCGGAGGCTCTACAGCGCATGCGCGAAGCTGCCTGGAACCCTACAATCG GAGTCCCCGCAAAGAGTTCGCCGCCGTCTGAGGAACCGAGTCTGAG AGGAGTGGCCAAACTTCACGAAGACGACGGGAACGCGTTCCAGACGACCGCCGGATTCCGCGCGCACGTGGCGAAGAAACTGGCGGTCATCTTGGACAG GTCCATCGATGTTTGGGAGCGTCCACCGCAAACCGTGCAGAACGGTGGCGAGGAATCGGACGCGGAAGAGGACG GGTTTCGCCTCTTCTCTTCATCCATTCCGGGGGACGCCGGCGAGCTGAAACCTTCACCATCCTCTGCGCagaaaaaatggcagcagcagtcCCACTCCAG CTCTTCCAGCGACGAAGAGTGGCAAAGATGTCACGAGGCCGCCGTCTCGGCTGCGGACGTCCTAAAGAACAGCGGCGTTTCCGGTGCAATTGGAAAAATTGTGCAATCGGACGACCTCGGCCCGTCTGCACTGTTCagcaaacagaagaagaagaaaaggacgAAGAAGCCGAGAGAGAACAGCGTCGAAGAGCGTGCCGTGGAAACTTCGCGTAAGGATCTCGGCGCAGTTCCCGGGAGCGTTGAGGACGGCACAACTCCGGACGCGCCGCGGCAGacgaaaggaaaagagaaacaaaagaaagttGGTGCAAAGATTGGcacaaaaactgttttttaa